GCTCTGCTCGGGGAGGCGGTACGCGGTCCGCCGCCGCAATCGTATGCCATCGCCACCGTGGCGGACGCCTCACACACCGTCCACCTCGCCGATGACGGCGCGCAGCGCACGCAGCGCGTAGTGTGCCCGGGACTTGACCGTGCCCTCGGCGATACCGAAGGCCGCCGCGATCTCGGCGGTGGACAGGCCGCGGAAGTAGACCGCCTCCACCACCCGACGGTGCTCGGCGCTGATCTTGGGCAGGGCCTCCCGGACGGTCTGCGCGGTCACCACCCGTTCCGCCTCGTCCGCGGTGGCCGGCATCCGGCTGAGATCCAGCGATCCGACCTCCGTCGGCCGGGCCTGCCGGGCCCGCGCCATGTCGATGGCGACCCGACGGGCCACGGTGAACAGCCACCGTCGCTGGGTCTCCGGGTCGGTGGCGAGGCTGTCGATACTGCGCCAGGCACGCATCATCGTCTCCTGGAGCAGATCCTCGGCGAGCTGCCGCTCGCCGACCGCCAGCCGGAGCAGGAACCGGAACAGCGGTTCGGCGTGCGCGTCGTGCAGCGCCCGTAGTCGCGCGTCGGGAGCCAGGTCGGCGGCGGGTGGCGGGCCTCCGGCGTCGGCATCGGACACTCCAGCGACACCGGACACTTCAGCGGCACCGGACACCCCGGCGGTGCCACTCGCCGCCACCCCGATGCCGGCCCCGCCCGGCGCGTCCGCATCCGGCACGCGAGAAAGAGCTGCCACCCGGTGCCTCCCCAGCACGCTCACCGTCCGCTTGACCGGCTGCGCAGGCGCGCTCCCACCGCCGGTTCCACGTCGATCCAGGAGAGCATACGGGTCGCCGTCGGACGGTCCGTCGCTGATGTCGCCCGGCATCCGTCGGCATGGGCCGGACGCGGCGGGCCCCGTACCGGCCGGGGCGCACCGGGTCCGGTACCGACGGACCACCCGGCCGGCCGGCGTCCCGGCGGTCACCACCCCCACCGCCCCGGCCGGCCGGGCCGTCGCAGCCGGCCGGGCAGGCACGGCCGTCGCAGCCGGCCGGGCAGGCACGGCCGTCGCGGCCGGCTAGGCATGTACGGCCGTCGCGGGGGTGACGTCCTCGGAGCGCAGGGTACGCAGGTCCGCGACCGTCGGCCCGGTCAGCCCGCGCAGTCGGCCCGCCTGCCGGGTCACCGCCTCGTCGAGCACCTGGCGGGCGTACCGGCCGTTGCCGAAGGCCCGCCCGTGCGGCGCCTGCTCGAAGTGCTGCCGCAGGGCGGCCAGCGTCTCCCCCGGACAGTCGTAGCCGCCGGCCCGCGCCAGACCCTCGAAGATGGCGACCAGCTCGTCGGCGGTGTACGGGGCGAAGTGGACCCGCCGGGAGAACCGGGAGGCCAGGCCGGCGTTCGCGGCGAGGAACTGCTCGATCTCCGCCTCGTAGCCGGCGACGATCACCACCACCTCGTCCCGGTGGTCCTCCATCAACTTGACCAGGGTGTCGATCGCCTCCCGGCCGAAGTCGTTGCGGGCGTCGGCCGGGGCCAATGTGTACGCCTCGTCGATGAACAGCACCCCGCCCCGGGCCCGGTCGAACGCCTCCCGGGTGCGTTGCGCGGTGTGCCCGACGTACTCACCGACCAGGTCGGCGCGGGCCACCTCGACCAGCTGACCGCCGCGCAGCACGCCCAGCGCGGTCAGCAGTTGCCCGTAGAGCCGGGCCACCGTGGTCTTGCCGGTGCCGGGCGGCCCGGAGAAGACCAGGTGCCGGGAGACCGACGGCGCCGGCAGCCCGGCCCGGACCCGGGTCCGTACGGCGGCCAGCAGGTCGATCAGGTCGGCGACCTCCTGCTTCACCGCGTCCAGCCCGATCATGGCGTGCAGCCGGGCCAGCAGCGTGTCCACCGCGCCGGCCGGCGGTTCGTCGTCCACCGGACCGGCCGCCGG
Above is a window of Micromonospora rifamycinica DNA encoding:
- a CDS encoding sigma-70 family RNA polymerase sigma factor, encoding MAALSRVPDADAPGGAGIGVAASGTAGVSGAAEVSGVAGVSDADAGGPPPAADLAPDARLRALHDAHAEPLFRFLLRLAVGERQLAEDLLQETMMRAWRSIDSLATDPETQRRWLFTVARRVAIDMARARQARPTEVGSLDLSRMPATADEAERVVTAQTVREALPKISAEHRRVVEAVYFRGLSTAEIAAAFGIAEGTVKSRAHYALRALRAVIGEVDGV